The window atACAACATAGCCGGTATAACCTCCACTCTGTTGAACTTGCCGTTAAGTCTAGATGACACACTCTTATCACACAAAACCCTTGAGGTGAGCCTCCATATCATCCACCCCGCTCCAATATGACGGGTAACATCCTCGCCAATCTGCCGATTTccttgaataatagacccaagataCTTGGAACTATCTCTTTTGTGGACTTGAGTATCAATCTTCACTTCCTCTCCTTCTTCATACATCCCAttactgaacttgcactccaagtactcAGTTTTCGACCTACTAGACTTAAAACCCTTAGACTCCAGTGTTTGTCTCCAAACTTCCAACCTAGCATTAACTCCATCACGCATCTCATCAATCAGGACTATGTCAtcagcgaataacatacaccatggcacctccccttgtatGTGTCGTGTCAGCACCTCTAATGCTAAGGCAAACAAAAATGGGCTAAGAGCAgatccctgatgcaaccccatctccACTGGGAAATGATCCAAGTCCCCTCCCGcagtcctcacccgagtcttcGCTCCCTCGTAtatatccttaatcaccctaatataAACCACTGGGACACCGCTAGCCTCTATTAATCTCTATAGGACCTCTCTCGGGACTTTATCATAGGCCTTCTCCATGTCTATGAATACCATATGCAAGTTCTTCTTCCTTTCCCTGTACTGCTCCACCAATCTCCTCACAAGGTGAATGGCTTCTCTAATAGATCTTCCCGGCATAAATCCGAACTGGGTCTCAAGAATAGTAACACTATGTCTCACTCTcctctccaccaccctctcccaattTTTCATAGTATGACTCAGCAATTTGATACCTCTATAGTTGTTTCAGTCTTGAATAatacctttgttcttgtacaatgGGATCATCAATCACCCTGAAAATGACATTAAACAACCCAATAAGCCATTCCAAGCCTGCCCGACCCACTTCCTTCCAAATTTCTACTAGGATCTCATCAGGCCCGGTTGCCTTACCCCTGCTCATCTTCCGCATTGCCCCCTCAACCTCCACGCTTATAACACGCCTGCAAAACCTAAAATCCCTCTGAATCCCTGAGTTTTTCAACTCACCTAGCACGATGTTCCTGTCCCCTTCCTCGTTCAGGAGTCTATGGAAGTACTCCTTCCATCTACGCCTAATATATGCCTCTTCCACCAGAACCTTACCATCTTTGTATTTGATGCATCACACTTGATTCGGGTCCCGTACCTTCCTCTCCCTAATCCTGGCTAACTTGTACAGCTTCATGTCGCCTCCTTGCCCCCAAGATCCTCATACAATCACTCAAACATTACAGTCTTAGTCGACATGACTGCCAATAATACCTCTTTCCTAGCCTTCTTATAATGCTCCCTACATGTCCTCTACTCCTCCTCATCCGTGCTCCCCACTAGCTTTAGATATGCCATTTGCTTAGTTTCCAATTTTCCTTGGACCTCCCCTTTCCACCACCAGTACGCTTTATGGCCTCCCGAATAACCCTTCGatacccctaacacctctctagTAGCTTCCCTAATGCAGTTCGCTATCGTGGTGCACATACTACTcgcgtccccactactcctccaggCCCCCATGGCAAAGTCTTTCTCCCCCAACTCTTGCGCCTTTGCAttagtcaaggctccccacttaATCTTCGGCTGACCGTGCACCACTCTTTTCTTCCTTACTCTCTTGACCTCCAAGTCCATTACCAGGAGCCTATGTTGCTTCGACAGACACTCACTCGGGATAACCTTGTAATAAGTGCAAATGCCCCTATTACCCCTCCTAAGGATAAGGTAATCAATTTGAGTCCTGGCAACCTTAATGACCAAGTGTTCCTCCTTTTTCTGGAAACACGAATAAGATAGCACTAGTCAAAAGCTGTAGCAAAATCCAACAATGAGGTACCACCCTCATTCCTAACCCCGAAACCGAACCCACCATGCACCTCGTCTATTACGCCCCacagtattacgtcgatgttgcgctctgcagtattatattacgatagtgttacaccctgtagtattgtacgttaaagtttcgtcgtaagttaatcgatgtaagttcgggaatgagattattttgagattataagcattatgatatttcaaataagtgatgagtaaattcatgaaggtgagagggtaagcaaatcgaagaaataAATTttatcgaagtttgacattttgagataaaatacggtccaagctacaataccctgtatttatggactagtgccatacaaggtaccgtatgaccatgatagtaagatgtataaagtatgttaaaagtgagcagtattttaagtagtttgagataattcttaattatgtggataatcgggtaattattgattttagtgggagattaactttTAATTAAGATGTTGgtgattaattagtatattttggaTAAGCCTAAAGGGCCCAATGTGGCAGCAAGACAAATAGAGGACAATGACTCATAATTCATTTGTTAAGGCATCACACTTAAAAAGGCTTAGTCATCCTAAAGTGGGCCCCACAAAAGCCAACAATTTTAAGAAGATATCTTACCTTAATAAGGAGGATGCTAGGTGTTTTAAGTAACAAATGATATACTTTTCCTAAAAGTCATTCCTTTGTTCATCTTTTTTAGTGAGAAATTAAGCTTCTGTATGAATAGTATCTCTAAAAGTACACTATGTTGAGTGTACACACACGGAAAGGAAAAAGAAGCGCGAATCTGGATTGGTCgagatgcaattctaagagagcacggtacaatctttctcaaggatatcgtacggattttttcctatttcgatccgccgttacatgttgtcgcaattgacgtgtgttaagGGATTATCAAGAAAATCGACTCAGGTATATTAaggttaagcccttccttcattttggcatgatctcgtaactatatATGTTTGATAaggaggcataaagagaagttcgtactccccaatttatataaattatcctagtctcataagttacagtattttcccttatcgggacttaTTATTCCATTGATTATTGTCTTATTCcattcaagagagcagagggtctatatatatacagtattacaacaTTTTCttcaccatcgagctataatcgatgggcatgcccctattgggcaacctctaatcagatggtaagttatataccgagcctactgtggccgagcgcctataaacGAGCCTAGCATGGCCGAggtacatagcctagtatggccgagcgcctatgagcaagcctactacgACGGAGCAGTTACAtgttccgagccttatagggccggacatctattttatttactatattgagagagttgagtatTAGTAGGTAAGTATCGAGGTATACCTGCTCCACATCcgcatgcctcggagtcaccttctttattttacttcctgttgtatttctttcagaaaaTGATGTATTAGATATTCTAGAAATAttttatagagcttatgactcagttccaccggttttggggagCGTACTATTGAGATTATGTCTGATTGGAAGTTTATATCAGTATTCCGcttgttttagtattttgataaATTGTTTCGgctaagttattattatttgttaggcttacctagtcataaagactaggtCCCATCATGGCATCCTACGGGGGAAAATTGGGGTAGTGACACAATGGATGTGGACGTGGCAATAGATGATTAGTTCTGTCCAATTTTGGtctattatttctgttatttcaaaggctaatattttttcatagattattcttcttacatcattattaatGTCTTTTAGTATATAAAGTATAAGTGTTTTATAGGTAATATCGTCGTCTATTAGATAAGTGTTCATcttatcatatgatttgctaaaacatattccttttaatctctatgtctattatccttattcatcatattataataagttattttaatcatcttttccggtcactaccatgattttctgcttcaatcagttaccctaacagcgcttcaactcttgtttactcccctaaacggccttctgcctaccggtttcaactttaggatgcatagtctgggcttacctactcttagcatattttcatggcaaacttactcaagatgatttttataacagtactattatatgatggataattataatctacatgtatgagattatcaggaatatacTAGTTTAGCTAGTCATGTTTATAGTGTTACATACCTGTTTTTGTAGATTCTTGGTGTCTTCTTgttgatctttcatattttcttgctgATTCATAGCTTGCTTATCTTCCATAGCTTTCCTGTATTTTATCTTTAAGTATTTTATCTGTAAGTATTTCTTgtgagaagagaagagagaggagagagaagccCTTGGCCTGAAGATGTAGCCTGTTTTATTTCATAAACGAAAGgcttatttataatattacaaaatgacttttactattcatgaacgacctttactgttcatgaatctgactcttgactcttactattcatgaacgacctttactgttcatgaaactgactcttgactcttactattcatgaacgacctttactgttcatgaaactgactcttactatttactttacgacttttacaaaaaacaaaataacataaagaaaagaaaagattcTAATATAtctttcatattattttgtcTGCCATATTTCTTTGTCGTCTAGCttgtcgtcttcttcttcagtaatcttcttcttgtttattccagttgtacgtctggaacaatattatcttctcctttgcattttgagcatatgtgatctggatatttgtgactgattaacttgcaatatcttgttaataattctggagaaataaaatttgtccttatagctcttgtggttgtagattgttctggcttcaaaagacttaagacccattgtcttaattcttccatatctggttctcgtatttctctgcagtttgaatatatcattgtctgttctcttgaataataactccaaatagcattctggtttaggtagttgtttgctagttcatttagtatagtggatattccgataatccttttatttgcataaaagtctggaatatttattttttctatttcttcttgttcttctattttttccgGTACTAGCATTTCTcttgtaagtccgatcttgataacttgtatgatgGGTTTTATTTCTTCATATAGTATCTCTGCTGTAGCTGAATAGAATCGTATATAGAATAGTGTTCCTTTGGTTATTCTTTTGTACTGCATAAATGCTCTGTATACTTCTGGTATGGTAGCTATTTCTTGTCCTGTCTGTGTATATACTGTATCTAGTAATCCGTAATTGTAGCAAGTGGCtactagttttgcatttgtatttggtaatgctattagtttattatatcctgttagataatgagtaatataatcttcatctggattttgggtagtttgggatcttggatttttgtttaggaagttttgtattttatatatgttgtctatatatgtacgggttatatggttgtatgtctttttggcttggtttaggctttctttgtaggtgtttatctgtggtggtaggaatatttctttctgggtattttggatatttttctatatgaatggttttgaaaatagattgttcatatttgtatttgtatatctaggtttaatttcttcctttttctttgcagataaactgctagctgtgctgcttcctgcaactgcatttaacaaactgttatgagtttttaggtgtttctcaacgtcaccttctagctctggaattttagagacttccgatcgtcttatctccgcatttttcaagtcatgctgctgaccactagctgttttctttattatctgtatctcttcttctatgctttccacttttttacaaagtgtagtcatagctaagagtagattttccat is drawn from Nicotiana tomentosiformis chromosome 12, ASM39032v3, whole genome shotgun sequence and contains these coding sequences:
- the LOC138903348 gene encoding uncharacterized protein, which codes for MEDKQAMNQQENMKDQQEDTKNLQKQKKEEHLVIKVARTQIDYLILRRGNRGICTYYKVIPSECLSKQHRLLVMDLEVKRVRKKRVVHGQPKIKWGALTNAKAQELGEKDFAMGAWRSSGDASSMCTTIANCIREATREVLGVSKGYSGGHKAYWWWKGEVQGKLETKQMAYLKLVGSTDEEE